The Mangifera indica cultivar Alphonso unplaced genomic scaffold, CATAS_Mindica_2.1 Un_0020, whole genome shotgun sequence genome contains the following window.
agcaaaaacgaATACGAGCCCAAACACAAACATTGGTTaagcgagccgagctcggctcgcaagccgaacactcaaataaaaaaacatttatttcaaagaagaaacgacgtcgtttttcCTTGGAAATACGAGCCTAAAGCGAACCCGAGcccgaacactaaaattatgaaacgaacCAAACACGAACATATGTTTAGCGAGCTCGTGcgagcccgagcccgagcttgggctcactgaaaacgagccgaaaatGAGCTGGGCCctgttcgggctcggctcggctcgtatcCAGCCCTACTTACAACCAACAATTGTCGCCACAATGCAACAATATGACCACTCGGTTTGTTTCAACAAttatttgttgtattaatttgtgaaatgttatttgtatttaattattcaggctcttgaaataaaaaaaaaaacacatatccAGCGTGCCAACATCATCACCACAGTCTTTCTCAACTAAGATTCATACTTTCTcttatttcttgtttttttttttcaaataatgtaaGATGATAAGAAAATGAAGTAAGAGAAGTAGAGAGGGTAGGAAATAATGAAAGGACGAAGACTAGACAAAAAGAGGTAAGTTTTCTACGAGTTGGTAGTGTTGGTTCTTTCTTTccatgaaaatgaaagaaaatgagagtaaaataaaatcaaagaaaattgggtgattgtattgtttttgttttaacttttaagtatAACTAAACTTAGGaagggataaaattttattttatcaatattattgagTACAATGACAATCCAACCCTTATTTTCAATGGATTTTATAAACAgtaataattaatgaatgagtattcgaattttttaaaattaataggtgaAACTTTGTCCGTGAACTAAAcagggtgggaataagtcttttggcctttcaaattctgttagagttaaaaaaaaaaaaaaacatgttacCATAATTATGTTCATGCCTTGAATCTGCAAATCTTAACCACTCCATTTCTCATGGCaacaagaaaatattagaaaGCAAGAAATATTAAAAGCTGCAGAATTGCATTAAACAAAGTACAAAACAAAAGTCATACTCTCTGGAAGTAACTCACTGACTAAAAACAGAAAGTGAGACAGAGCACTACACCATTAGAGCtctcttctttgtttcttaATTATAGACTAATATAATTATGGCCTAAACAAAATTATCTTCCATTCAGGCTTCTAATTTATTCCCTTGAACTGAAGCTTCAGCTGCTGCTTCATTTGTTCATGCCAGTGGCATTCTTCACAGCATCAGCTGCACCCTGTGCGGTGGCCTTCATTTGGCTACCAGCCTGCAAATGTACGCAACAAATACATCAATGAAATGAAACATCATCAATCAAACAGGCATATGAGTTAAGAGTAAAGATTTGAACCTCTTGCATTGATTCTTTTGCTGATTGAGCAGCATTGTTTGCCCTGTCCATCATGCCGCTGGCCTTCTCCTGAGCTTGGCCCTTGGCCTC
Protein-coding sequences here:
- the LOC123205947 gene encoding stress-induced protein KIN2-like, whose translation is MADNSQKMSYHAGEAKGQAQEKASGMMDRANNAAQSAKESMQEAGSQMKATAQGAADAVKNATGMNK